One part of the Solanum dulcamara chromosome 8, daSolDulc1.2, whole genome shotgun sequence genome encodes these proteins:
- the LOC129899963 gene encoding flowering time control protein FPA-like, which produces MVVVAAATMDIIIMDELPSKVLCISYPPLVHLDNDMIHNAMILLGEINRIRTFYDKNISLVEFRSMEEAQRAKEGLQGKLYNDPRITIDYSSNENDSSYPHKRTSDRGPGTVSQANNSDARISPGKHYSVHDYIWRGIIAKNGASVCRAVSVPIGESIRCELPDVVNCSARTGLDRLTKHYADAAIGFSIIFFLPDTDNDSALYEEFLRYLSSKDRAGVAKLCDGTHMFLVPPSDFIRKVLKVDGPPCLYGVVLKSAPSGTSFPPESYQPRYVDSPELTSSQIVQARPLLTSDLIASLSNFQPSGRVEGTAGASAGIPASDITVAPESWRYVDR; this is translated from the exons tTGCCTAGTAAAGTGTTGTGTATAAGTTATCCTCCATTGGTCCATTTGGATAACGACATGATACACAATGCTATGATTCTTCTTGGTGAGATTAATCGAATCAGAACATTTTATGATAAGAATATCTCACTGGTTGAGTTTAGAAGCATGGAGGAAGCCCAGCGTGCTAAAGAGGGCTTGCAGGGAAAGCTTTACAATGATCCCAGAATCACTATCGACTATTCAAGCAATGAAAATGATAGTTCTTATCCTCATAAAAGGACAAGTGATCGAG GTCCTGGTACAGTCAGTCAAGCAAACAACAGTGATGCAAGAATCTCTCCTGGAAAGCACTATTCTGTCCATGACTATATATGGCGTGGCATTATCGCCAAGAATGGAGCATCTGTGTGTCGTGCTGTCTCTGTTCCTATTGGGGAAAGTATAAGATGTGAGCT CCCTGATGTAGTCAACTGCTCAGCCAGAACGGGGTTAGACAGGTTGACTAAACACTATGCAGATGCTGCTATCGGGTTCAGCATCATTTTCTTCTTGCCTGATACAGATAACGATTCTGCCTTATACGAAGAGTTTTTGAGGTATCTGAGTTCAAAAGATCGTGCTGGGGTTGCGAAACTTTGTGACGGAACCCACATGTTCTTGGTGCCACCTTCAGACTTCATTAGGAAGGTTCTGAAAGTTGATGGTCCCCCGTGTCTTTATGGTGTGGTTTTAAAGTCTGCACCTAGTGGCACATCCTTTCCACCAGAGTCCTATCAACCTCGATACGTGGATTCACCAGAGTTAACATCCTCTCAGATTGTGCAAGCAAGGCCCTTGTTAACATCTGACCTTATTGCAAGTCTAAGTAATTTTCAGCCATCAGGCAGAGTGGAAGGAACTGCAGGAGCGTCTGCTGGTATTCCTGCATCGGATATTACTGTTGCGCCAGAGTCTTGGAGATATGTTGATCGGTAG